GGGTGACGGTGTCGCGCACGTGGTCCATCTGCTCGGCGCTCAGGTGCAGCGGACCCTCCACCAGCCAGGCGCGGCTGGAGTCGACGACCTGGGTGACCTGGGTGACCAGCCCGGGTACCCCCTCGACGAACTGGCTGACCACGAACGCCAGGATCGCGCAGATCGCCGCCAGCCCGGTCAAAAGCAGCAGGAACACCGCCAGCCCGCGGTGCACCCCGTGGCGGTCGAGCCAGTCGACGCCGGGCAGCAGCAGCGCCGAGAGCATCAACGCGACCGCCACCGAGACGAAGATCACCTCGAGGGTTTTGATCACCCACAGCAGCGCCACCAGGGCGGCCAGCAGGATCAGCAGCCGCCACGCCCAGGCGGCCCCCTTGCGGACCAGCGGGTGCACCGCGGTGACGGCGGTGTCGACAGCGGCGGCGGCGGTGTCGGGGGGGCCGTCGGGGGGGAGCGCCATCGCTGTAGCGTAACCGCCGCCCCGGCGTGGGCGAGGCGCCCGATCGGTATCCGACCGAGACCGCGGCGGGCGAGGCGCGCGGGGGCGCTGAGGACCCCGCGGCACACCCGGGCGGCGTCGGATCGCGCCCGGGCTCATCCATCCGCACGTTTGCGTGCGCCCGCGCGCCTCAAACGCACGCAAACGTGCGGCTCGACGCGCGGCGGGGCAGCCGGGGCGGGGCGGGCGAGCGCCGGGGCGGGCGGGCGATGTGATCAGCTGGGGGTGCCGCACGAGAACGCTCGACGCGCGAGAACCCAGAGAAGGTGAGCACCCGTGAACCCCGTCGACCTTGGGAACGCCGAGACCCCCGCGCGCCGCAGCGCGCGACCGCTGCTGATCGCCGGGGGCGTCGATGCGGTCGCGGTACTGCTCTTCGCCGCGCTGGGGCGTCGCAGCCACGAGGAGTCGCTCACCGCCGCCGGGATCGCCGCCACCGCCTGGCCGTTTCTGACCGGGGTGCTCACCGGCTGGCTGCTGGCCCGCGGCTGGCGCCGCCCGCTGGCCCCGGTGCCCACCGGGCTCGTGATCTGGGCGGCGACCGTGCCGGTGGGCATGGCGCTGCGCAAGCTCACCGGCCAGGGCACCGCCCCGGCGTTCTGGGTGGTCGCCACGGTGAGCACCGCGGTGCTGCTGCTCGGGTGGCGCACCGTCGCGCTGCTGGCCGCACGGCGATAGAGCACGCGCGTCGGTGGCAGGTTCAGTGGATGGTGGCGTTGTCCACCGTGCTCGACGACCCGCCGGCGGTGCTGCCCGGGTCGGCCGGGCCGGGCAACCGGCCGGTCTTGTCGAGCACGTCGGCCGGGTTGGGCAACTGCCCCGGCAGCTGACCGGGGAGCTGGCCCGGCAGCTGACCGGGCAGGCCGCCCTGGTTCTGCACGTTCTGCAGCAGCCCCAGCATCTCCGGCAGCGAGATCGGCAGGTCGCACTTGGTGGTGAGCTCGGTCAACGGCGAGCTGATCTCCCGCAGGTCGTTGCCGACCTTCGGGTTGGCGTCGAAGTAGCTCTTGAGCCCCATCAGGGTCTGCGGGCCGGCCTGTTCCTTCAGCGCCCGGCTCAACACCCGGTCGGTCTCGGGGTTCTTCTCCAGGTACTCGCCGGTCTTGTCGGAGACCGAGCTGACGGTCTTGGCGACGCTGCTCGCCGCGCAGGGGTCCGGTTTGGCGCCCGCCACCGGCATCGCCGTCACGCTCACCGCAGCGCCCAGGGCGACCGCGGCGACCGCCACGCCGACTCTCGTTCCGGCCTTCACAGTGGCCCTAGCCATAGATAGCTCCTCATCACCTCACGACCCACGCCAGTCTGCCATTGCGCGCGGGAGCGGACGAAATCCGCGAGCGGCTCCGAGCGGCCGATGAGACCCATCCCACAGTCGGCGGCCCCGGTGTGGACGCCCACCGGGCCCGCCGACCACAATGGGGGCGAGTGGCTCGATCCGACCCCGAATTGCGGACGGGGAGCTTAGCATGTCGCGGTAGGTTTACGGCCACACGAGGTGCGCGGATACGGGGAGACCGACGATTCAGCAGTTGATGATCCACCTCAGCCGTAACCTGCGCAGGTTCCGCTGGCTGGTGTTCACCGGATGGCTGCTGGCGGTGCTGCCCGCGGTGTACCTGGCGTTAACCCAGTCCGGGCAGCTGACCGGGGGCGGTTTCGAGGTCGCCGGGTCGCAGTCGCTCTACGTCCAGCACCGCTTGGAGCAGCACTTCCCCACCGAGGGCGCCTCACCGCTGGCGCTGGTCGCCGCGCCCCGCTCCGGGGCCAGCTACGACGACATGGCCGACGCGGTCGCCGAGTTGGAGCGCGCCGCCGCCGCGGTGCCCGCGGTCTCGGTGGTGCCCGACCCCACCCAGCCCGATCCCCGGCCGGACCGGCCGTATGTGGTGATCCTGCAGCTGGACTTCGACAACACCGGCGCGGTGGACACCGCCCGCCAACTGCGCCAGCGCATCGGGGTGCACGGTTCCGAGCCCGGCCAGACCGACAACGGCCAGGTGCGGCTGTATGTGATCGGGCAGGGCGCGCTCGGGGCCGCCGCGGCCGACAAGACCAAACAGGACATCGCCCAGGCGGAGCGCTGGAACCTGCCGGTGGTGCTGATCGTGCTGCTGGCGGTGTTCGGCTCGCTGACCGCGGCGACGATCCCGCTGGCGCTGGGGGTGTGCACGGTCGTCGTCACGATGGGCCTGGTGTATCTGCTCTCGGAGTTCACCACGATGTCGGTGTTCGTCACCTCGACGG
This sequence is a window from Mycolicibacillus parakoreensis. Protein-coding genes within it:
- a CDS encoding DUF3054 domain-containing protein, which produces MNPVDLGNAETPARRSARPLLIAGGVDAVAVLLFAALGRRSHEESLTAAGIAATAWPFLTGVLTGWLLARGWRRPLAPVPTGLVIWAATVPVGMALRKLTGQGTAPAFWVVATVSTAVLLLGWRTVALLAARR
- a CDS encoding hemophore; this encodes MARATVKAGTRVGVAVAAVALGAAVSVTAMPVAGAKPDPCAASSVAKTVSSVSDKTGEYLEKNPETDRVLSRALKEQAGPQTLMGLKSYFDANPKVGNDLREISSPLTELTTKCDLPISLPEMLGLLQNVQNQGGLPGQLPGQLPGQLPGQLPNPADVLDKTGRLPGPADPGSTAGGSSSTVDNATIH